The following are encoded together in the Tamandua tetradactyla isolate mTamTet1 chromosome 14, mTamTet1.pri, whole genome shotgun sequence genome:
- the LOC143655059 gene encoding olfactory receptor 4F15-like, with amino-acid sequence MNGANHSVVSEFVFLGLSNSWEIHLLLFCFSCLFYVSSIMGNLLTVVTVTSDPYLHSPMYFLLANLSIIDLLFCSIAALKMICDLFKKQKAISFGVCLAQIFFSHAVGDTEMVLLIVMAFDRYVAICKPLHYLAIMTPRMCTLILVVAWAIDLMHSLTQLAFIVNLPFCGPNILYSFYCDILRLIKLACAETYRLEFMVTVNSGFISLGAFFLLILSYIFILASLQKHSSGGSSKALSTLSAHISVVVLFFGPLIFFYMWPSPSTHLDKFLALFDVILTPFLNPVIYTFRNGEMKMVMRRVFGQVKIFRIII; translated from the coding sequence ATGAATGGAGCCAACCACTCTGTAGTGTCTGAGTTTGTATTCCTGGGCCTCTCCAATTCCTGGGAGATCCATcttcttctcttttgcttttcctGCCTTTTCTATGTGTCCAGTATAATGGGAAACCTCCTCACAGTGGTCACTGTGACCTCTGACCCTTACCTACACTCCCCCATGTACTTTCTGCTTGCCAACCTCTCCATCATTGATCTGCTATTTTGTTCCATTGCAGCACTCAAGATGATTTGTGATCTTTTCAAGAAGCAGAAAGCCATCTCCTTTGGAGTCTGTTTAGCTCAGATCTTCTTTAGCCATGCAGTTGGAGACACTGAGATGGTGCTGCTCATAGTCATGGCCTTTGACAGATACGTGGCCATATGTAAGCCTCTCCACTACCTGGCAATCATGACCCCACGGATGTGCACTTTGATATTAGTGGTTGCTTGGGCCATTGATCTTATGCACTCATTGACCCAGTTGGCTTTTATTGTAAATTTGCCCTTCTGTGGCCCTAAtatattatatagcttttactgtGACATACTTCGGCTCATCAAACTTGCTTGCGCAGAAACCTATAGATTGGAGTTCATGGTGACTGTTAATAGTGGGTTCATTTCTTTGGGAGCTTTCTTTTTGCTCATCCTTTCTTACATCTTCATCTTGGCCAGTCTTCAGAAACACTCCTCTGGTGGTTCATCCAAAGCTCTTTCTACTCTGTCAGCTCATATTTCTGTGGTGGTTTTATTCTTTggtccactgatttttttctatatgtgGCCATCTCCTTCAACACATCTGGATAAATTTCTAGCTCTGTTTGATGTTATTTTAACTCCTTTTCTAAATCCAGTCATTTATACATTCAGGAATGGAGAAATGAAGATGGTAATGAGGAGAGTGTTTGGTCAGGTGAAAATCTTTAGAATCATCATTTAA